GACCCCCACCACATTTGCCCAGAACGCCGTGGATGCCCTCTGTCCGTGCGGCATCACTGTGGAGGTGCGCACCATGGACTGGATAGAGACCCAGAGGCTACACTCGTTTCTGATGATCGCGAAGGGCAGCTGCGAGCCCCCCGTCCTCATGGAGCTGAGCTACTGCGGCACCGAGCCCGAGGAGAAGCCCATCATGTTCCTGGGCAAGGGCATCACCTTCAACACTGGCGGCATCAATTTACGCAGCTGCAAGGAAATGGACGAGTACCGCGCCAGCATGTCCGGGGCCGCCGCCTGCGTGGCGATGTTGCGCTGCTGTGCGGCGCTCTCGCTGCCGATTAATATCGTGTGCATCCTGCCGCTGTGTGAGAACATGCCCTCGGGCATGTCCTGCAAGCCGGGCGACGTGGTCACCCTGCTGAACAACAAGACAATGGCCGTGCGGGATCTGGATAAGGCCGGTGTGGTGGTAATGGCCGATCCATTGCTCTATGGTCAGGCCACTTACAAGCCGCGCCTCGTCGTCGACGTGGCCACTCTGGGTACGGGCACGCAGAAGGCCTTTGGCGGCGGGGCCACCGGCATCTTCTCCAACTCTCACTACATTTGGAAGCAGTTCCAAGGAGCTGGCGCCCTGACCGGCGATCGGGTCTGGCGGCTGCCCCTCTGGAATTACTACAAAAAGCAGGTCACCGACGAGCTTGGCTACGATCTCAGCAACGATGGTCGTGGCCGGGCCTCCTCATGCCTGGCCGCCGCTGTTCTGAGCGAGATGGTCCCCTGCTCCGATTGGGCGCATCTCGACACGCGGGGCACGGGGATGCTCACCACATACGGCATTATGCCGTATCTGACGAAGGGCCGCATGACTGGGCGGCCCACCAGGACGTTGGTACAGTTCATCTACCAATTGGCCTGTCCGAATCACAAGTAATTGTCCAAAAGATCACTTGTAGCAGTTCAATTTCAAAAAAATCATGacgaacaaataaaaaatttggaCCAAAGGCAAAAACCTATATCAAATTCTACCCCGGAACTAGTTCACTGTGAGACCGGAACTAGTTCACTGTGAGACCGGAACTAGTTCACTTTGAGACCAGAACTAGTTGCAGGTTTTTTGGAATACCATTGAGTAGCTGTTGCATTTGTGCTCATTTCTTATATTTCAAATGGGGATTACCTCAATGGACCAGTTCCGGCCTTAGTTGAAAGCCCTACCTATGTGGCGGAGCCCGAACCAGTTGCCGTTTCGTACACACACGCCCCTCTCCAATTAGGCAAACAAATTTCGGGCAATTTTCACACATTTGACACGTTTTAGCCATTTTAAGGCCCATCCGCAAGGACACCTCAATGGGCACGACGGCGGCTACTACCCCCGAAGACCTTGCCGGGTAAAAGGATATTTGCATTTACACATGAGCTGCCATACACCTCCCCCCACGACCCTCCCAGGCTCCCCAACAACACTCTGGGCTGGGCTGCCTTCCCGCCTTGAGTCGTGTCTTTGCTGATGAAATTGCTGTAGGATATTACTTTGAATTATCATAAATAACAGAGCAATGCGAGGATGTGTGCGCAAGTAACCTTCGGTGGGTTGCGCGGGGGGGGATATAGGATCAGGTGGCCTTTATGTTCTGCCCTAGCGATGAGGCTGTGGGCTGTGCGTGTTTGTGGTTTCCCAATATGTTTATCGGGCCATCCTGTTGCCACCGGTATCCTTTCATTTTCCGCAGCACAACTTTAATGGATTGTCATGTTATCAAGTAAAAATCCTTTAAGCCTTGTCGCTGCTCAATGGATTTCTGGCGTTCTGGTTAATGTTCGTAATGCCAAGTGAAGTGCAAATGGATTGCCACTTAAAGAACGTACAAATACTtaacaagaaacaaaagcgAGTCACACGGTAGTTCCGGCCATGCCTTTTACTCCGATTTTCCACTGATTGgtatttaaaatttcattaaaagtCTTTTCCGCTTACACAAGAGCATTTTTGTACGCAATAAATCGACAAGGACCCTCTCTCCAGCAGGCAACGGACACGAAATGTTTCTTGGGTATCCTCTCTTTTCGTTCGGATATTAACCATTTTCATCATTatccttgctgctgctcctgctgctgtacAGCTCCTGCTGTTGCCCTTACACGTGCCTGATGCCATTTATCTATGGATATACgagtttatatatatgtatatatgtagggaAACAGTTTCACAGTTGGTCTTTGGTCCCTGACACGTACTTGGCCGTGCggcattttcaatttatttcatttttcatgtGGACCACACCATTACATTACAGATATTGGACTGTACGTTTAACGAATTAAATTATCCCCCCTTTGGCCGCAAAAGCCGCAAAAGTGCTCGAAAAACATTGAAGAAAATTAACATAATGCCGTTGAACCTTTCACTCTTGCATCTTGAATGGGGCTAACCGGCAacgcccccccctcccccccctggTTAAGTCAAcaataatttgtttgttaacAAAGCCAAAATTCAATTACAGTTCAGCATGAGGCCACAAAAGGCACCAGAGTCAAGGCAGTACAATAAGCTTAGGCCATACAAGATGTAGGATGTAGGATCTacacccccagccccagtcccagccccagtcccagccccagtcccagtcccagcctaTAGAATACTGCAACAATAGAGGGTTATAATGGGGCCTAGACGTTCgagtatgggtgtgtgtgtgtgtgttcatagaactttttcaatttgattttcttcttctttacCACAGATTTTTCTACGAAGGCGGGAAATcctttttgtttaataaaacacaaatatgcaaatagtTCTACAAATTGATATATTTCCCATTAATTTGAACAAAAAAGATTCACTGCAAATCCGTCTATCCGTTTTCTCAGCAAGTGTCGAATCTAATACAATTAACAGCATAAATTCATAGAACTATTAGTTATTTAAAAACATCCAATTTTGTTAAAATCTGCATTAAAAAACTCTCATTTGGGGATTTTTCTGAAAGACTGAAAGGGTTATCCAAAAAAGCCATGCACAAAATTGTGTCTCTTACAGGTTGCCGCCGCTTTCTAATTGCCATCCTTACGTTCTCCTGGGACGGTTAGCCGGGACATCAACAGATTTTCGGCCATCTGGGGGGGCTCCCCGCGTACCATCACAAGCTTCGTCGAGTTCCAGACCCGATTTGCCACTATCGGCAGCATGAACAGCACAATGCGATACATTCTTAAAATTTTAGACTAGAACTGTGTTTGAAAACAGAATTGAAACTGTTTTTTGTACTTTTGACTTTTTGGTTTGTGCTCCACAGCCCACTGCTCTCTCGCCCGGTGGCACTATTCAAAATGgatgactgtgtgtgtgtcctgtcgGTGTGTCCATTCGGTTGACTGCTTTGGAAGCTGGCAGCCAAACTTAGTTTGCTGCCAATAAATCAAATTCCCAATCACATCCCAGCATCAGAACCAATTTTCAGTCCTCTTTCTCCACTTTGGCCATTAATCAATCACAAAAGTGTGAGAGTTTGAGTgagggggggacgggggaaacgaaaacgaggccAAACGGAAGTTGTCAGAGTTGGGTCCATGCATATGACAAGAGTTTAAAGCTTTGGGTTAATATTTGACTCAATTAAAGTGAATCTTAATTAAGCTCCAGCGGGCATCGAGAGTCCAACCGACTAGAGGGGATGTGGCATTGCCAAAGCACACTCAAAAGCTGTCAGACCTTGCCAGCCAGCATCGGAGTCAGAGACGACAGCAGCCACCACGAGGACatcgacgaggacgacgacgacgacgaggacacATTGCCAAAGGCAATAATCGCAATTTAATATTCATGGCGTTCTCACAGTCAATGTATTTTCGAAAATGTTGCAGCTGTAGACACGAGCCAACTAGAGTCCCCTCAATAcgagtccccccccccccccccaccccctttcaGTTCCTGCTCTTCTTGTTTTCTGCTGTCAGGCGACCAAAGTGTTTGGTGTTGAGATATTTCCCGTACCTTCAGGGCCTCTTTGGTTGGGGATTTGTCGCCTGTGCAGCTGTTTTCCTTTGGGTTCTCCGGGCATGGTATTTGCATCGTTGTCATACATTCAATAAGCGACGAACCTCAGGCAGGACCTCCCCAGACCCCTAGCTGGCGACACCCTTTGGCTCATCAGTTATTTATCGTATCGTGAACCCCCTTCCAGCTACCATGCTGCCTTCTATTCTTCTCTATGCTTTTCTAGTTTCTTTAACTTCCCTtctcgccccccccccccccccccccccccccttttgtatgtgtctgtgtgcagTCCGAGTTTTTTCCGAGGACTTCCGCTGGTTTTCTTGGCTAGTTCTCCCTCTGACTCGGCGGCCAACTAGTTTCTCCAAAGCTGATTTGCTTTCAGCGATAAGTGAGAGCCACTCTCCATGGCATGGGGGGTGGGTCTATTGCCTCctccgtgtgtctgtgtgccttTCCTGCTGGCCAAATTTATGACTACTGAATGGGCAGACGTCTACTCTCCTCctatatatacaaatacatatatatattttggttttctcttCCTCCCTGGGGCATTATCATCACATCAGCTGCTTATGCTGATTGGGGGGTATTAATAACAGGGTGCTGGCTGGGGCTCCGGTCTCCGGCCACCCAAAACTGATTTCATCGCCATATGCCCCCAAGGAGAAATGTTCTTCGATGGAAAATACTATAGTTGGGGCACGTGCTCTATGGCTATTGTTGCTGGATAAACGTGGCTTTTAATCAATTTGTTGGCCACAATTTATGGACCATTCAAGTGGAAAGAACGATTTTTCTTTTAACCAAAAATGTGTTCCGATTCCCATTGTTTTCATTCATGCAAATGATTAATGATTTTTGGCCACCAAAATATCTCATTGTTTCGAAAGCCCTCCGTCTCCATCTTGGCCTCCGGTGGGATTCTAAATCGTTTGGCTTATTGACATAATTGGACCTACAAAAATATGCCATAAACTAGTCAGTCAGTGCCCCAAGACGGCCATAATGAGCAAACATCTGGCCTAGAATCAACATTTGCCTTGGCCATGAATAATTGCATaattaataatgaaaattaaatgtaaatttgcCCAAGAAAATGCCGATCCTGTCCTCTATCCCCAACCTAGTACCTACtatcgccctctctctctctggcaagTCTCTTTGCATAATTGAAAGACCCGGCCAGGATGTTCCGTTTTATGGATGTCGCATTCGCATCCGCCCAGGATGCAGAAATGCTTTTTGGCCAGGACACCAGACAGCAGACGATGGGATGGGTCCGGgacggaacgaaacggaacggaaaagccaaagcagaaaaaaaactttcaaGTCATCTCTCGGCATGCTAAATTTGACAAGAAAAAGTTACGCTCTCCCGGCGACCAAATTGAAGTTGAAGTCCAGTCATTTGAGTAGATGCTGGCCAGAACCGAAGGACGCGATATGCAGAAGGAGACTTTAATGTTTCGAAATTTAAGCAAACTTCAGCATAGAGCGAATTTGCATAGATATTTCTGGACCAAGAATGGAATGCACTTCAAGCTCTTTAGTAAATGATTCCGATGATGTCTGTAGATACCATATCCCACATCGATCGATCTACTTTGCCTCCCCCTTTGCTTGCCTccattttctctctttttttcttcctttagtTTTCTCTAGTTTCATAGAATATTTGAGCTCGACTCCCCCTCTCGTTGGCTTTCCATTGGCTTTCCTTGGTGCGAGGTGCGAGGTGCGACTGGTGACGCACACAGAACAGAGCCTTTGTTCATCTTTTCCATAACATTTTACCCGCCGCATTGCTGTGGTATTTTCTGTTGTGGAAATTAGccgcatctctctctctctctctctcactcgcccTTTCTgtgaaaaacagaaaacgcgaATTGCCAGAGGGAGCGGAGCTTTTCCTTGTCGCAGTTTTTCCCGTTGCTCGTGGCTCGTTGCTCGTTGCTTCTGTGCCATTTATGACACTTGAAAGTGCTTCGCCTCCCATGCCACCACGCAGTCATTGTTGGAAAAGTCGTTAGCCTGATGTTGTGCCTCATTATGTGGCTGGGAGATAAAAAGCACAggagacaccctgtataccgGCTCGTTGCCTTTTGTTGCCCGTTGATCCAATTAAAATTTCGACGCTTGCGGGGCGCCATCAACATTGCCCAAAAATTCTGTTACTAAATATTGTGTCAACTCAACTCTTGCCCATATACGGGGTATATTGGGCTCGTGAAAGTACGTGTAACAGCCATTAGAGCAGCCCTATTAATACCAAGATCTCGGATACCATAAGAGATACCCACCTGAACGAGGGGGCAGTCAGTATTTGCCTTAATATCTGGCTCCCCTCCATGAGATGGcacacactgcacgaggaaaagtgtacgagagagagagagagagagagaaagagagggttGTGCATTTCTTCTCTGTGGCTACAATAATGATTCGATCCAAGCCAGATTCGGTTGTCTGGTAGATATGATCGTCCTCTAAGATTCTAAATATACCATCATCTTCAAGAAAAATCACTAAATTGGGAAAACGAGTCTCCAGCGGCACCCTTCTCTTATTATATCTCTCTCCATCTTCAATACTTAAGATATGTAGGGCATCCTATCGCCGTGGCACTCCGATTGCTGTAAGGTCTCTCCGTTCTCTATCTGTGAAATGTCAGAAATATGAAACCAAATCTCTGCCACACAAAACAATAATTTGAATTTCTCTctcctgctggctggctggctgtctggctgtctggctgtctggctgccTGGCGTCCTTATGCCTCCTTCCAAGgcatattcaaatatttgtttagaAACAAGAATGATATTGGAATAACGAAAAGTGGTTGCCTTTTGTATACATTTCTAGGCAATTTTATTATCAACAAGAATTTTGCAAATGATTCCTGGCCAAACAATACTCGGACGAAGGAAGCAGGGAATCGTATGATTTTTTGTGGGGTTTGGGGTGTCAATGGTAGAGCCaattaaatgtttattgtCCAAATGGCAATTACTTAAGGTATTTCCAACATTTAAATATCATGTGATAGCAGTTAGATGTTTGCATTTATGGTGCAATTATTTGCACATCGATTGGGAAGTGGCTGTCTTGATAGATGTGAAAACCTTTGGCATTTGGCCTTTGGTCTATGCCCCTTGTAGTCTGCCTTTCTTTGCCGCAGGACCCGTCGTGATATTATCCATCATTATGgcattaattaattcaattaaatctGGAATGGCAAAGGATTTTTCTCTTCAACCCAACAAGAGCCGTGCTTCCGAGTCTCCTTTTAATTTCCGCTTGAGTTCGGTGACCAGAGGGCTGAAGAAAAGCAAAATATCTATGGCATATCCACTTAATCCAGCTAAAAAACGGTTTTCTCCCCCTCTTAGAGAGTcctcctttctctctccctctctctctctctctttatatatttatcgTTCGTTCTCTGTGGCTCTAATGATTGAATGTCACAGGAGCTGCAGACTGCAGCTcaattaaaatggaaattcGAGTGGATTTTCCTATAATTACGCGTTGCGGTTTCGCATTTCCCTATCGATCGATTACCGTTTTAGAGGTTTTAGAGTTTGTTGACTTTGCAATTTTCCACGAAACGGAGGAAAATCTaaacaacaaaaggaaaaacagcagcgccagcaggaCGAGGAACAAAAACAaggaggtggagcaggagcagcagcagcaaaggggggggggtaaatgcaaattttaaattcaaatacgTCCGGCAGCATCagatatacataaatacatacatatgtatatacatggCTATGTATACgggtgtacatatgtatatatattctaaaAGTTGCTTGTTATTCCCACTCATGTCTGGCAAATTGTCGTCACTTACTCCCGTATGTgcccccaccccaccgcacACCCCAACCCACCCCTCCCACGTCGTTGTTGCTGGTTTATGTAAATggatatttgcatatttttaaggCCAACACTATTGTCCTTGTGTATGCAAAATGAAAGCCTTGTATGACATCCAGCCATGTTTTTCCCTGGGTTTTCCCCAAAAATTGTTGCCCAAAGTGCCGCTTGGACATTTTCAAGAAGTTTTTTACACACAAATTCTGACACGTGTTGGTCCTCCTGGAACAGGCTGCCTTGTTGTTTCTATGGGTTTTTTGTGCCATGTGGTGCAGCTTGCTTAGTGAAATATTAACATTTTTGCGGCTTATTTTGAAAGTTTCTTGAACGGTAAATAGAAATTTATGGAAAATATACGAAATAGCAGACTTTATTTTATCTATAATCAACCCCTTAGCCTTTAATCAACGTAAACCGCCGACAGACTGGCGATGAAAGCATTCCCTAGCCTAATCCTCAAAGAcgcacaaaagtatgcaacgaaATCCTTTCAGACAGTCCACTGGCCCATTGTTCCATACAATATAAATCTCTATCCGAAGGGGGGGTGTCCAATGCAACAATCTCTGAAACAGAGACTAATTGCTTAAGCCCCAGCCGCGCCCCAGCTACCAATGCAGAATGGAACTGCAGTCCTCAATCTCCATCAAAAAGCAAGAGCTGCAGACAGCTGAATGGATTGTAaggtgggaggtgggaggtGAGAGAGGTGCACCCCCCCCGTTAATTGTTTCAATGTCAGgcaacagagcagagcaattAATTGAAGGTCAAGCaattgccacagcagcagcaaaggggGACCAGAATCCAACGATTTATGCGCCAAGCGATAAACCTTTCAgagccaaaaacaacaacaacaacagcaaaacacAAGAAGAAGTGCAACAAATGAAACTGAGAAAACAAGGAGAGACCCCACCCCCTCCCAAATTGTACAGCTAACAGGGTATATTGGGTTGATGGAGATGTATGTGACAGGCAAAGGCATTCATAAGTTCTATATATAGAAGTTTCACTGTACTAAGGTACAGTGCTGGTGTAGCACTCATGGCTGGGTAGTAGAGGGTATCTTCCAGTCGCCACACCAGGGTTTCTTGCCGTTTTATGTTTCAATCCTGCGCAGCAATTTGTAAATGTAAACAAAGCCAACGGCAGAGAGAGCCGAGCCCAGAGCCGAGCCGAGAGTCGAGCCGAAAGCCGAGCCGAGAGCCGAGGCgagagccaagccaagccgaTTCGAAGAGAGGGCTCGCCGCCCACTGAgcgaaagagagtgagagcgaaaCTGCGGTAAACTGTTATACGCGCTAAGCTTTAGACGCAGGCCTGCTGTGGACTGGGGCTCAGAACGCCCGCAAACGTGCACGGTCCACGGTGCGAGTAGCTGGACCCAACTCTCAATTATACGAAAAAAGacaaaccgaaaccgaaaccggaACCCTTCGCCGCGGCCTCACAACACGCGTTTAATTTGATGCGCAAACAAATGTTTTTGTTCTGCTTTTAATGGAAGGATTCCGACGCCCCACGAGCTTGAGTAAATATTTGCCACAAAATTAGTATAAAGAATAAGTATTACCCGCCAAGTGCGAGCACTGCTCTTCCATTTTGCTTtagttttgtagtttttgttttaaattgcATTGAAATTTCCCTCAAGGATAATTTAAGTTCGTTTATTTGTGTGCAATCGTTTGCTTCGGTCGGTCCCCGATAAACAACAGAAAATCAGAAAAACAAACCTCGCACAGAACCAATCAGCCAGCGAATCCCATGGGTAATTCGCCCTAACCAttgccccgccccctccccctctaaTGAAGTCGGAAAATCCCAAGCCAGGCACCGCaatgagacagagagagagagagagagagaggcaatcCTGCAGCATCAGCTGCGTTGAAATAAAAGATTCATTTCGTTTATAGCCAAATTTGAGGATGTGCGAAAGCACAGGGAAAAATGTCAACAGTTTTATATGggaatcatttttttttttgttcgcaaGGAAACTTTCAtggcattttgcattttgattgAAATAAGGAAAAGGCGAGAGGAAGTGGGGGTAAATGTGAGTATTAAAAATAGCAAGGAGCAAGCCTGGGGAATATAGAAATTCCATGGAAATCTTAGGCAGGTATTTAGACACAGGCAATCTACCATTCTTGGAAATTTTCGGGATAAACAGCCACAATAATGTACATTAATAAGCCCATACAAAGAGCTGAAAGAAAGAGATCTCTTTTCGGATTAAAGACAGTTCCTCCATCTTTGCCCcaatttaaatgttaatttcccAGGGCAACTTTTTAATGTTTAAGCGGCCATAAAAATACCCAGAATTTCGTCACACTTTTGGGCTACCATTTTCTTTGAAAATCTTGCTCAATATTTGCTCTCGAATCACACATAAAAGCGTCTGTGGGGGAATACCCCACAAAGCTGTCGAAAGTTATcatttttcgcttttcgctGTGAAGAGCTAAGCAAACTTTTTAAGCGATCGTAGCCgtaacagtaacagcagcaacaacaaggacCCAACAATGTTCAACAATTTTCCACCCCCCCCAGCTTCAGTtgccaaaaggcaaaaattGTCATAAAGTGCGGCGAAAATGCTGAATGGGGAAATGGAAGCCAAACGCCGCCCCTCCCGCCCCGCGACTTCATGGGGTGTCACCGGTTAGCTGTCAATTGCACccccagccacccccctccaaGTAGTCTGgcactctctctatctctatctctctcgttttcgtttcgttttagACACTTTTGCTGCGTAATTTACGAGCACCACAGTTGCCATATTAAAAGACataaaacaaaccaaaccgcaagcaaacaaaaaatatataaaatattgttAGAAAGATAAAAATAAAGGATGTACGAGGGCTATATATGACTCAAAGATATCCCTTATCAAAAATTAGGCATTtcttaaacaacaaaaatacaaaaatattacaaaaaataattattataataattcaTAATGAATCTATAGTAATTGATCCCTCATATTTTAGACCTTCGGCGCACATTCTTTGGTACATCCTAGTCAATCCTTAGAAGGGTTCAGAAGTCTATGGTCCATAGGCTAGAAGTTACGATCAACCCTTATATTGTTTCAAATCAATAATATAGCAAACAGAAACGACTCCCTTTGCCACGAATCCCATACACCCGTTTCGCCTGAAAAGTACAGGGTATAGCAACAAAACTTGTTGCCCAAAAAAATGCCTTTGTTGATAGATAAACATGCGAGTGCTAGTAGTATATTTTGCTTCCTTAAGTCACGTTGCATGCAACGAGGGGGGGGATGAAATTcgctaaaaaacaaaattgtgaaaatattttacgCGTGACAGTGGAACGTTTTGTTCCTGCGTTGATGCGTTGTCGTTGCGGGGGGCGGCGGGGTGGGGTTGCCCGGCACTTCGACCGGGAATTTCCCGGCAAAACAAACAGCACAgaacagagagcagagcagagcagagcagagaaaatacaaacaacaaacaacaagcaaacagagaacagaaaacTTTTACGCTGCCAACAACCAGACCAGCGGCAGGCCCCCAGTCGAAA
The sequence above is a segment of the Drosophila pseudoobscura strain MV-25-SWS-2005 chromosome X, UCI_Dpse_MV25, whole genome shotgun sequence genome. Coding sequences within it:
- the LOC4813116 gene encoding cytosol aminopeptidase-like encodes the protein MNRLRGTFLSSIIRASSPVVSNIRHACGEVPGAKGLVVGIYQKEGDKGPKLTSSGEKLNERVHGRLEELICQTKIDGRLGRGKVFNNIDPEYSAIAVVGVGLEGIGFNELEMLDEGMENVRKAAGIGARSLQEVGCQEVWVDSMEYAEQAAEGAGLATWCFTQQLSKKNTPLVPKLELYDSPELDNWTRGIFKADAQNLARRLSDAAANCMTPTTFAQNAVDALCPCGITVEVRTMDWIETQRLHSFLMIAKGSCEPPVLMELSYCGTEPEEKPIMFLGKGITFNTGGINLRSCKEMDEYRASMSGAAACVAMLRCCAALSLPINIVCILPLCENMPSGMSCKPGDVVTLLNNKTMAVRDLDKAGVVVMADPLLYGQATYKPRLVVDVATLGTGTQKAFGGGATGIFSNSHYIWKQFQGAGALTGDRVWRLPLWNYYKKQVTDELGYDLSNDGRGRASSCLAAAVLSEMVPCSDWAHLDTRGTGMLTTYGIMPYLTKGRMTGRPTRTLVQFIYQLACPNHK